The Syngnathus scovelli strain Florida chromosome 18, RoL_Ssco_1.2, whole genome shotgun sequence genome contains a region encoding:
- the tyms gene encoding thymidylate synthase, with protein MPCAMSQPSGEPRRNPQKEKKSLPGLFYDEQGYLNQVALILEHGRTKGDRTGTGVISMFGAQARYSLREQFPLLTTKKVFWKGILEELLWFIKGSTNSKELSEKGVKIWDANGSRSFLDKCGFTEREEGDLGPVYGFQWRHFGAEYTNMHADYTGQGVDQLQKVIDTIKSNPEDRRIIMCAWNPKDLPLMALPPCHALCQFYVCDGELSCQLYQRSGDMGLGVPFNIASYALLTYMIAHITGLQPGDFVHTLGDAHIYVNHVEPLKVQLQREIRPFPKLKILRKVECVDDFRADDFEIVDYNPHPAIKMDMAV; from the exons ATGCCTTGCGCGATGAGCCAACCAAGCGGGGAACCCCGTCGAAAcccacagaaagagaagaagagCTTGCCGGGTTTATTTTACGATGAACAGGGCTATCTGAATCAAGTGGCGCTCATCCTGGAGCATGGCCGAACAAAGGGAGACCGAACCGGTACTGGCGTCATCTCTATGTTCGGCGCCCAGGCTCGGTACAGCCTCCGCG AACAATTTCCTTTGCTGACAACCAAAAAGGTATTTTGGAAAGGAATCCTTGAAGAGTTGCTTTGGTTTATCAAG GGGTCGACGAATTCCAAGGAGCTGTCGGAGAAAGGCGTGAAGATTTGGGACGCCAACGGCTCCCGCAGCTTCCTGGACAAGTGTGGCTTCACTGAGCGCGAGGAGGGCGACCTGGGCCCCGTCTACGGCTTCCAGTGGCGCCACTTCGGCGCCGAGTACACTAACATGCATGCCG ATTACACAGGACAAGGCGTGGACCAGCTACAGAAGGTCATCGACACCATTAAGAGTAATCCAGAGGACAGACGTATCATCATGTGCGCGTGGAACCCTAAAG ACTTGCCACTGATGGCGCTGCCACCCTGCCACGCCCTGTGCCAGTTTTACGTGTGCGATGGCGAGCTGTCTTGTCAGTTGTACCAGCGCTCAGGCGACATGGGCCTGGGCGTTCCCTTCAACATCGCTAGCTACGCCCTCCTCACGTACATGATCGCGCACATCACGGGCCTCCAGCCCGGCGACTTTGTCCACACATTGGGCGATGCCCACATCTATGTCAACCACGTGGAGCCGTTGAAAGTGCAG CtgcagagggagatccgcccctTCCCCAAACTGAAGATCCTGCGAAAAGTGGAGTGCGTTGACGATTTCCGCGCCGATGACTTTGAGATTGTGGACTACAACCCGCACCCGGCCATTAAAATGGATATGGCTGTGTGA
- the LOC125985887 gene encoding tyrosine-protein kinase Yes, which yields MGCVKSKEDKGAASKYGADNTLLSDPNVAAATPHVGHYGPDPTQLQPGLAPSASSCSGATNFNSAFTPFGGSSAGMTPFGGASAFTGPVSNSFTGSVPSGVTFFVALYDYEARTSDDLSFKKGDRFQIINNTEGDWWEARSITSGKKGYIPSNYVAPADSIQAEEWYFGKMGRKDAERLLLNPGNHRGTFLARESETTKGAFSLSIRDWDESRGDNVKHYKIRKLDSGGYYITTRAQFDTLQKLVKHYSEHADGLCHKLTSVCPTVKPQTQGLAKDAWEIPRESLRLELKLGQGCFGEVWMGTWNGTTKVAIKTLKPGTMSPEAFLQEAQIMKKLRHDKLVPLYAVVSEEPIYIVTEYMAKGSLLDFLKEGDGKFLKLPLLVDMAAQIADGMAFIERMNYIHRDLRAANILVGDNLVCKIADFGLARLIEDNEYTARQGAKFPIKWTAPEAALYGRFTIKSDVWSFGILITELVTKGRVPYPGMVNREVLEQVERGYRMPCPQGCPESLHDMMKLCWKEEADERPTFEYIQSFLEDYFTATEPQYQPGENL from the exons ATGGGCTGCGTCAAGAGCAAAGAGGACAAAGGCGCCGCCAGCAAGTACGGCGCGGACAACACTTTGTTGTCCGACCCCAACGTTGCCGCGGCGACACCCCACGTGGGCCACTACGGGCCTGATCCCACCCAGCTACAACCCGGTCTAGCaccctccgcctcctcctgttCCGGAGCCACCAACTTCAACTCTGCCTTCACGCCCTTCGGGGGGTCTTCGGCCGGCATGACCCCTTTCGGGGGGGCGTCGGCCTTCACCGGCCCTGTGTCCAACTCCTTCACAGGTTCTGTCCCAA GCGGCGTGACGTTCTTCGTGGCGCTGTACGACTACGAAGCTAGAACATCGGACGACCTGTCGTTCAAGAAAGGCGATCGCTTCCAGATCATCAACAATAC GGAAGGAGACTGGTGGGAAGCTCGCTCCATCACCAGCGGCAAAAAAGGTTACATCCCTAGCAATTACGTGGCCCCCGCAGACTCCATACAGGCGGAAGA GTGGTATTTTGGTAAAATGGGCCGGAAAGATGCGGAGAGGTTGCTGCTGAATCCAGGGAACCATCGAGGGACGTTCCTGGCACGAGAAAGTGAAACCACCAAAG GTGCTTTTTCGCTCTCCATCCGCGACTGGGACGAAAGCAGAGGCGACAATGTGAAGCACTACAAGATCCGCAAGCTGGACAGCGGCGGCTACTATATCACCACGCGAGCACAGTTTGACACTTTACAGAAGCTGGTCAAACACTATTCGG AGCACGCCGACGGCCTCTGCCACAAGCTGACCAGCGTTTGCCCCACCGTCAAACCTCAGACGCAAGGTCTCGCCAAGGATGCCTGGGAGATCCCGCGAGAGTCCCTTAGATTGGAGCTCAAGCTGGGCCAGGGCTGCTTTGGAGAAGTCTGGATGG GCACGTGGAACGGCACCACCAAAGTGGCCATCAAAACACTGAAGCCGGGCACCATGTCGCCCGAGGCCTTCCTGCAGGAGGCTCAGATCATGAAGAAGCTGCGGCACGACAAACTGGTGCCGCTCTACGCCGTCGTCTCCGAGGAGCCCATCTACATAGTCACAGAGTACATGGCCAAAG GCAGCTTACTGGACTTCCTCAAAGAAGGTGACGGAAAGTTCCTGAAGCTTCCCCTGCTGGTGGACATGGCCGCACAG ATCGCCGACGGCATGGCGTTCATCGAGAGGATGAACTATATCCACCGAGACCTGCGGGCCGCCAACATCCTGGTGGGCGACAACCTGGTGTGCAAGATTGCAGACTTTGGTCTGGCCAGGTTAATCGAGGACAACGAGTACACGGCTAGGCAAG GAGCCAAATTCCCCATTAAATGGACAGCACCGGAGGCGGCGCTGTACGGACGCTTCACCATCAAGTCGGATGTGTGGTCATTCGGCATCTTGATCACCGAGCTTGTCACAAAGGGCAGGGTGCCCTACCCGG GTATGGTGAACCGTGAAGTCCTGGAGCAGGTGGAGCGCGGCTACCGCATGCCATGCCCGCAGGGTTGCCCCGAGTCGCTGCACGACATGATGAAGCTGTGCTGGAAGGAGGAGGCCGATGAGCGGCCCACCTTTGAGTACATCCAGTCTTTCCTCGAGGACTACTTCACTGCCACGGAGCCCCAGTACCAACCCGGGGAGAACCTATAG
- the adcyap1a gene encoding adenylate cyclase activating polypeptide 1a isoform X3 has protein sequence MFGGGHCHATEDTRHPQEEEEEGGEGEEEEEGEARGRGACISRLRAHGLFHHKMSSKATLALLIYGIFMRHGGGSGSHLGLAFPQVTLEGELYDGDGNSLPSLDYDGQQLQVRSPAMGTQDHDVFSMYYPPPDKRTERHADGMFNKAYRKALGQLSARKYLHSLMAKRVGGKALDDNGEPLSKRHSDGIFTDSYSRYRKQMAVKKYLAAVLGKRYRQRVRNNKGRRLAYL, from the exons ATGTTTGGAGGAGGACACTGCCACGCCACGGAGGACACCAGACAcccacaagaagaagaagaagaaggaggagagggagaggaggaggaggagggggaggcaaGAGGAAGAGGCGCTTGCATCTCACGCCTGCGTGCACACGGGCTCTTCCACCA caAAATGTCCAGCAAAGCGACGCTCGCCTTGCTCATCTATGGCATCTTCATGCGccacggcggcggcagcggatcGCACCTGGGGCTCGCCTTTCCCCAAGTCAC ACTTGAGGGCGAATTGTACGACGGAGACGGGAACTCGCTGCCGTCTTTGGATTACgacgggcagcagcttcaggtgaGAAGTCCAGCCATGGGGACGCAAGACCACGACGTCTTCTCCATGTATTACCCGCCGCCCGATAAAAG GACGGAAAGGCACGCAGACGGCATGTTCAACAAAGCGTACAGGAAAGCGTTGGGACAGTTGTCGGCCAGGAAGTATCTTCATTCTCTCATGGCCAAGCGGGTCGG CGGGAAGGCGCTGGACGACAACGGCGAGCCGCTGTCCAAGCGTCACTCGGACGGCATCTTCACGGACAGCTACAGCCGCTACCGCAAGCAGATGGCGGTCAAGAAGTACCTGGCCGCCGTGCTGGGTAAAAGGTACAGACAGAGAGTTAGGAACAACAAAGGACGCCGGCTGGCTTACTTGTAG
- the adcyap1a gene encoding adenylate cyclase activating polypeptide 1a isoform X1, giving the protein MFGGGHCHATEDTRHPQEEEEEGGEGEEEEEGEARGRGACISRLRAHGLFHHKMSSKATLALLIYGIFMRHGGGSGSHLGLAFPQVTLEGELYDGDGNSLPSLDYDGQQLQVRSPAMGTQDHDVFSMYYPPPDKRTERHADGMFNKAYRKALGQLSARKYLHSLMAKRVGGKALDDNGEPLSKRHSDGIFTDSYSRYRKQMAVKKYLAAVLGKSRLEDVDLRGVDFDALLDGEDFEAFWGDWLKRLPPKFPVSHIFRGKLDFWFWPSSLSPRILPFAEMSSV; this is encoded by the exons ATGTTTGGAGGAGGACACTGCCACGCCACGGAGGACACCAGACAcccacaagaagaagaagaagaaggaggagagggagaggaggaggaggagggggaggcaaGAGGAAGAGGCGCTTGCATCTCACGCCTGCGTGCACACGGGCTCTTCCACCA caAAATGTCCAGCAAAGCGACGCTCGCCTTGCTCATCTATGGCATCTTCATGCGccacggcggcggcagcggatcGCACCTGGGGCTCGCCTTTCCCCAAGTCAC ACTTGAGGGCGAATTGTACGACGGAGACGGGAACTCGCTGCCGTCTTTGGATTACgacgggcagcagcttcaggtgaGAAGTCCAGCCATGGGGACGCAAGACCACGACGTCTTCTCCATGTATTACCCGCCGCCCGATAAAAG GACGGAAAGGCACGCAGACGGCATGTTCAACAAAGCGTACAGGAAAGCGTTGGGACAGTTGTCGGCCAGGAAGTATCTTCATTCTCTCATGGCCAAGCGGGTCGG CGGGAAGGCGCTGGACGACAACGGCGAGCCGCTGTCCAAGCGTCACTCGGACGGCATCTTCACGGACAGCTACAGCCGCTACCGCAAGCAGATGGCGGTCAAGAAGTACCTGGCCGCCGTGCTGGGTAAAAG CAGACTCGAGGATGTAGATTTGCGCGGCGTAGACTTTGACGCCCTCCTGGACGGGGAGGACTTTGAGGCTTTTTGGGGGGACTGGCTCAAACGGCTCCCCCCGAAATTCCCGGTGAGTCATATTTTTAGAGGGAAGctggacttctggttctggcccTCCTCCCTTTCTCCTCGCATTCTCCCCTTTGCTGAAATGTCTTCAGTGTGA
- the adcyap1a gene encoding adenylate cyclase activating polypeptide 1a isoform X2, protein MFGGGHCHATEDTRHPQEEEEEGGEGEEEEEGEARGRGACISRLRAHGLFHHKMSSKATLALLIYGIFMRHGGGSGSHLGLAFPQVTLEGELYDGDGNSLPSLDYDGQQLQVRSPAMGTQDHDVFSMYYPPPDKRTERHADGMFNKAYRKALGQLSARKYLHSLMAKRVGGKALDDNGEPLSKRHSDGIFTDSYSRYRKQMAVKKYLAAVLGKSRLEDVDLRGVDFDALLDGEDFEAFWGDWLKRLPPKFPAL, encoded by the exons ATGTTTGGAGGAGGACACTGCCACGCCACGGAGGACACCAGACAcccacaagaagaagaagaagaaggaggagagggagaggaggaggaggagggggaggcaaGAGGAAGAGGCGCTTGCATCTCACGCCTGCGTGCACACGGGCTCTTCCACCA caAAATGTCCAGCAAAGCGACGCTCGCCTTGCTCATCTATGGCATCTTCATGCGccacggcggcggcagcggatcGCACCTGGGGCTCGCCTTTCCCCAAGTCAC ACTTGAGGGCGAATTGTACGACGGAGACGGGAACTCGCTGCCGTCTTTGGATTACgacgggcagcagcttcaggtgaGAAGTCCAGCCATGGGGACGCAAGACCACGACGTCTTCTCCATGTATTACCCGCCGCCCGATAAAAG GACGGAAAGGCACGCAGACGGCATGTTCAACAAAGCGTACAGGAAAGCGTTGGGACAGTTGTCGGCCAGGAAGTATCTTCATTCTCTCATGGCCAAGCGGGTCGG CGGGAAGGCGCTGGACGACAACGGCGAGCCGCTGTCCAAGCGTCACTCGGACGGCATCTTCACGGACAGCTACAGCCGCTACCGCAAGCAGATGGCGGTCAAGAAGTACCTGGCCGCCGTGCTGGGTAAAAG CAGACTCGAGGATGTAGATTTGCGCGGCGTAGACTTTGACGCCCTCCTGGACGGGGAGGACTTTGAGGCTTTTTGGGGGGACTGGCTCAAACGGCTCCCCCCGAAATTCCCG GCTTTGTGA